CAATCACTCGACAGGCACCCTCTTGCGCCCTTGGACGCCCTTTCCCGGCAGGGAGAAGGTCAGCGGGTGCGCTGCGCGTTATTAATGGTTGTCCTCATGCGCCATCGACAGGTAGACGATGGTCAGCATCATGAAGATGAAGGCCTGCAGGGTGATGATCAGGATGTGGAACACAGCCCACGCCCACTGCAGTGCGATACCCAGGCCGCTCAGGAGCAGGATGCCGGCGCCAAACATCACGGCGATCAGGATGAACACCAGCTCGCCGGCGTACATGTTGCCGAACAGACGCAGGGCCAGGGAGATGGGCTTGGCTACCAGGGTCACGAACTCGAGCAGGAAGTTCACCGGGATCAGCAGGATCTGAACGAAGATGTTCTTGCTGCTGAAGGGGTGCAGGGTCAGCTCGCCGAGGAAGCCGCCGATGCCCTTGACCTTGATGCTGTAGAAGATGATCAGGCCGAAGACGGAGATCGCCATGCCCAGGGTGGCGTTCGGGTCGGTGGTCGGCACTGCGCGGAAGAACAGGTGGTCATCACCCGCGATCTTGGCGGCCAGCACCGGAATCCAGTCCACCGGCACCAGGTCGATGGCGTTCATCAGGAAGATCCATACGAAGATGGTCAGCGCCAGCGGGGCGATCAGCGGGTTGCGGCCGTGGAAGGTGTCTTTGACGTTGGTGTCGACGAAGTCGACCATGACTTCGACGAAGTTCTGCAGGCCGCCGGGAACGCCGGAAGTGGCTTTCTTGGCTGCCATGCGGAACAGGAGGACGAAGAGCAAGCCGAGGCCGATGGAGAAGCCCAGGGTGTCCAGATGGAAAGCCCAGAAGCCCATTTCCTTGGCTTGTTCAGCGCTGTGGGCAAGGCCCCACTCGCCATTGGGCAGACGACCGAAGGTCAGGTTCTGCAGGTGGTGCTGGATATAGCCCGAAGCGGTTTGCTCTGCCATGTTTGCCTCAAACGCCCTAAGGTTTCGAAAGTCTTGTTCTCATCAGCAGGGGCGCGAACCAGCTGACCGATTGGGTCAGCAGGAAGACGCCGAAGACTGCCGGCGCATCCAGAGGTTTCACACCTGCAAACGTCAGTGCAAAGAGCACTGCCGTCAGAATCAGCTTGCCCATTTCGCCCGCATAGAAAGAGCGGACTATCGCCTGGGCTGCTCGGGCTCCGCTGTAACGGAACGCCTTGCGGGCGAAATACAGGTTCGGCAACCAGGCGATCAGCCCGCCACACAAGCCAGAGTATCCAGAGACCGTACCGCGCCACTGCCAGAGAACGACGGCGGCGAGCAACAGGACGACCCATTGGGCCAGCAGTACCGGAAAGACCGGCATTCGATGGAAGGGCAAGCGGTTTGGCGTGCGGATATCCATCGCAGCTGTTCCTCTGGTGTCGGCCGCTGGAATCAACGACTTGGCATAGTTTGTGCCGACAAAATTGCGCGCAGAGTATAGGGGGGGAACCCCCCCTGTTCAACTGTCGGGTAGTCAAATCCGACCGTCGCTACAGCAGCAAATGTTTCAGCGGATGTGGGCGAGAACGCCCTGCAATTCGTCCAGTGAGTTGTAGCGGATGACCAGTTGGCCTTTACCCTTCTGGCCATGCTTGATCTCGACGGGAGCGCCCAGCCGCTCAGCCAGGCGCTGTTCGAGACGGCTTATATCCGGGTCGGACTTGGCCGCTTCGACAGGTTTTTCCTTGACGTTCAACCACTGCCGCACCAGTGCTTCGGTTTGGCGCACGGTGAGGCCGCGTGCGACAACATGTCGCGCACATTCGACCTGCCGCTCCAGGGGCAGTCCGAGCAGCGCCCGGGCATGGCCCATTTCCAGATCGCCGTGGGCCAGCAGGGTCTTGATCTCCTCCGGCAGGCCGATCAGGCGCAGCAGGTTGGTGATGGTCACCCGTGACTTGCCGACCGCCTCGGCCACCTGTTGCTGGGTCAGCTGGAACTCCTGCTGCAGGCGTTGCAGGGCCACGGCCTCCTCGATCGGATTCAGGTCCTCGCGCTGGATGTTCTCGATCAGCGCCATGGCGATGGCGGCCTCATCGGGCACCTCCCGCACCATGGCCGGGATCCGGTCCAGCCCGGCTTGCTGGCTGGCACGCCAGCGGCGCTCACCGGCGATGATCTCGTAGCGACCGCCGCCGATGGGGCGCACCACGATGGGCTGCATGACCCCCTGGCTCCTGATGGACTGGGCCAGCTCTTCGAGGGCGGTGGGGTCCATGTCGCGGCGCGGCTGGTACTTGCCACGCTGGATAAGGTCCAGGGGCAGGTGCTGCAGCTCCCGCGTATCGACCTGGACGGCTTCTTCTTCCAGTTTCGTGACGGTACTGCCGCCCAGCAGGGCGTCCAAGCCACGGCCCAGACCTCGTTTTTTCGCGGCCATGCGGATTCCTTATGCGGTAGCGGTTTTGGCTTTGGCGCGCTGGCGTCGGACCAGTTCACCAGCCAGCGCCAGGTAGGCGATGGCGCCACGGGATTGCTTGTCGTAGACCAGGGCCGGCATGCCGTAGCTCGGTGCTTCGGCGAGGCGCACGTTGCGCGGGATCACCGCGTCGTACAACTGGTCGCCGAAATGCTCCTTGAGCTGGGCCGATACCTCGTTGGTGAGGCTGATGCGGGGGTCGTACATGGTTCGCAGCAGACCCTCGATCCTGAGGCTGGGGTTCAGCAGCTGGCCGATGCGCTGGATGCTGTTCACCAGGTCCGACAAGCCTTCGAGTGCGTAGTACTCGCACTGCATGGGGATGATGACGCCATCGGACGCGGCGAGCGCGTTGATGGTCAGCATCGACAGCGAAGGCGGGCAGTCGATGAGGATGTAGTCGTAGTTCTCGCGGATCGGTGCCAGGGCCTCGCGCAGGCGATGCTCCTTGTTGGGCACATTGAGCAGCGCCACTTCCGCCGCGGTGAGGTCGCGGTTGGCAGGGAGCAGCTGGTAGCCCCCGTGCTCGGAGTACTGCATGGCGGTCGCCAGGTCGCACTCTCCGGTGAGGACGTCGTAAACGGAGTGCTCCAGCGCCAGTTTGTCGACGCCGCTGCCCATGGTGGCGTTGCCCTGGGGATCGAGGTCGATCAGCAGCACGCGCCGCTTGGTCGCGACCAGCGAGGCGGCGAGGTTGACACAGGTGGTGGTCTTGCCGACCCCGCCTTTCTGATTGGCGATTGCGAATACCTTGGCCATGGCCACCTTCCCCCTCATTGCGTGCGCCGCAGTATCAGCAGATGGCGCTGACCTTGGCAACCGGGAACCTCCAGCGCGTGGGCGGACTCGACGCGGAAGTCCGCCGGCAGTGCCTGGAGCTCGTCATCCGGATGCAACCCCTTCATGGCCAGCCAACGGGTTTCACCATCACCCAGGTGCCGGGTCCAGTTGCTGAAGTCCTCCAGGGAACTGAACGCGCGGGACACGATGCCGTCGAACGGGCGCTCGGGAGTGAACGCCTCGACGCGGCTGTGGACAACGTCCAGGTTGGCGAGTTTCAGCTCCAGCTTCACCTGGGTGAGGAAGCGGGTCTTCTTGCCATTGGAATCCAGCAAGGTGAAACGCCGTTCGGGGAACAGGATCGCCAGGGGAATGCCCGGCATGCCGCCACCGCTGCCGACGTCCAGCCAGTTGTCCCCAAGCGGCCCCACATGGGGAACGATGCTCAGGCTGTCGAGGAGGTGGCGGGAGACCATTTCGTCCGGATCGCGGACGGCGGTGAGGTTGTAAGCCTTGTTCCACTTGATCAGGAGCGCCAGGTAGCCGAGAAGACTTTCCTGTTGCTTAGGGGTGATGGAAACGGACAGTTGTTGCGCGCCACGGGACAGTTCGTCCGCATGGCGCTGGGTGACGAGGGACATCAGGCGCTTATCTCCAGCTTCTGGCCAGCACCGCGCTTCTTCAGATGGATCAACAGGAGGGAGATGGCCGCCGGCGTGACGCCGGGGATCCGCGACGCCTGGCCGAGCGTTTCCGGACGGGCGTTGCCCAGCTTGTGCTGGATTTCCTTGGACAGGCCGGAGATGGCCGCATAGTCCAGGTCAGCCGGAAGCCGCGTGTCCTCGCTGGCCCGCAGGCGTGCGATCTCATCCTGCTGGCGATCGATGTAGCCGGCGTACTTGGTCTTGATTTCCACCTGTTCGGCCACTTGCGGATCTTCGGCGCCACCACCGGTCACTTCGACCAGGCCGGCGTAATCGATTTCCGGGCGGCTGAGCAGGTTGAGCAGGTTGTATTCATGGGCGAGCGGCGTGCCGAAGCGCTGGGCGATGGCATCTCCTTCGGCTGTGCCGGGGCGCACCCAGGTGCTCTTCAGCCGCTGCTCTTCACGGGCAATGCCCTCGCGCTTGGCCTCGAAGGCCGCCCAGCGCAGGTCGTCCACCAGGCCGAGCTCGCGACCTTTCTCGGTCAGGCGCAGGTCGGCGTTGTCTTCCCGCAGGATCAGCCGGTATTCGGCGCGGGAGGTGAACATGCGGTAAGGCTCCTGGGTTCCCAGGGTGATCAGGTCGTCCACCAGAACGCCGATATAGGCTTCGTCGCGACGCGGGCACCAGGCTTCCCGGCCCTGGGCTCGAAGCGCGGCGTTGGCGCCGGCGAGCAGCCCCTGGGCACCTGCTTCTTCGTAACCGGTGGTGCCGTTGATCTGTCCAGCGAAGAAGAGGCCTCCGATCACCTTGGTTTCCAGGCTGTACTTCAGGTCGCGGGGATCGAAGTAGTCGTACTCGATGGCGTATCCGGGACGGACGATATGGGCGTTCTCCATGCCGCGAATGGAGCGGACGATGTCCAGCTGCACGTCGAATGGCAGTGAGGTGGAGATGCCGTTGGGGTACAGCTCATGGGTAGTCAGGCCTTCAGGCTCCAGGAACACCTGGTGGCTGTCCTTGTCGGCGAAGCGATGGATCTTGTCTTCGATCGACGGGCAGTAGCGCGGGCCGACGCCTTCGATCACACCGGAGTACATCGGCGAGCGATCCAGGTTGCTGGCGATGATCTCGTGGGTCCGGGCATTGGTATGGGTGATCCAGCAGCTCACCTGACGCGGATGCTGTTCCTTGCTGCCCAGGAAGGACATCACCGGAATGGGTGTATCCCCCGGTTGCTCGGTCATGACCGAGAAATCCACCGAGCGGCCGTCGATACGTGGTGGGGTTCCCGTCTTCAGCCTTCCGACACGCAGCGGCAGTTCGCGCAGTCGCTGGGCGAGGGCGATGGACGGCGGGTCGCCGGCACGGCCGCCGGAGTAGTTCTGCAGCCCGATGTGGATAAGTCCGCCCAGGAAGGTACCCGTGGTCAGTACGACGGATTCGGAGAAGAAGCGCAGACCCATCTGGGTCACGACGCCCCTGACCTGGTCGTTCTCGACGATGAGGTCATCGCAGGCTTGCTGGAATATCCACAGGTTCGACTGGTTCTCGAGGATCTCGCGAATGGCGGCCTTGTAGAGCACACGGTCCGCCTGGGCGCGGGTGGCCCGGACTGCGGGTCCCTTGCGGCTGTTCAGCACGCGGAACTGGATACCGCCGAGATCGGTGGCGGTGGCCATGGCACCGCCAAGTGCATCGATCTCCTTGACCAGATGGCTCTTGCCGATGCCGCCAATGGCGGGGTTGCAGCTCATCTGCCCAAGGGTTTCCACATTATGCGTCAGCAGCAGGGTCTTCACGCCCATGCGTGCGGCCGCCAGAGCGGCTTCGGTACCGGCATGACCGCCGCCGATCACGATCACGTCAAAACGGGAAGGGAAATCCACCACGCACCTCGTGCCTGTTCAAGGCTGGGAAATTGAGAAAGCCGCACAGTATAGGGGAATTTGCCCTGGACCATGAAGCTGTCTGGATAAAAAGTAGCCAATGCCAAGAAGGGGGGCATTGTTAACAGGTCGAGCAAGTTATCCAGATGGGTGAATCGGGCTTGTGGGTAAAAATAAAAATAAAGAGAAGAATTTCTAAAAAAGCCTGTTTTTATGTTTATACCTTAGGGAAGCACCTTTCTGTGGATAACTGCCTCAGGCCCTTGCGAGACGCTCGATTCGGGAGATGATAAGCCTGTTACCTTCCTGGAGGCAGCCCTTGGGAAAGCAGTCAGCAACCTGTGCACCATAGCTGATGTTATCAACAGGCATTTTATCCCTCCTCTTTTCAACTGAGTTATGGACGGGGTTACACGCCAGTTATCAACAGGGCTCAGGGCGATCGTTTTTCAGTCATGCAGGCAGCAGCCGACCGCCTGATACTCAGGCAGTCGAACGTCTGTGGATAAAAAGGAAGGGGATTCGGGCTATTTGCCGATGCAGAAGCTGGAGAAGATGCGGCCGAGCAAGTCGTCGGAACTG
This genomic window from Pseudomonas furukawaii contains:
- the atpB gene encoding F0F1 ATP synthase subunit A, whose product is MAEQTASGYIQHHLQNLTFGRLPNGEWGLAHSAEQAKEMGFWAFHLDTLGFSIGLGLLFVLLFRMAAKKATSGVPGGLQNFVEVMVDFVDTNVKDTFHGRNPLIAPLALTIFVWIFLMNAIDLVPVDWIPVLAAKIAGDDHLFFRAVPTTDPNATLGMAISVFGLIIFYSIKVKGIGGFLGELTLHPFSSKNIFVQILLIPVNFLLEFVTLVAKPISLALRLFGNMYAGELVFILIAVMFGAGILLLSGLGIALQWAWAVFHILIITLQAFIFMMLTIVYLSMAHEDNH
- a CDS encoding F0F1 ATP synthase subunit I, translated to MDIRTPNRLPFHRMPVFPVLLAQWVVLLLAAVVLWQWRGTVSGYSGLCGGLIAWLPNLYFARKAFRYSGARAAQAIVRSFYAGEMGKLILTAVLFALTFAGVKPLDAPAVFGVFLLTQSVSWFAPLLMRTRLSKP
- a CDS encoding ParB/RepB/Spo0J family partition protein, encoding MAAKKRGLGRGLDALLGGSTVTKLEEEAVQVDTRELQHLPLDLIQRGKYQPRRDMDPTALEELAQSIRSQGVMQPIVVRPIGGGRYEIIAGERRWRASQQAGLDRIPAMVREVPDEAAIAMALIENIQREDLNPIEEAVALQRLQQEFQLTQQQVAEAVGKSRVTITNLLRLIGLPEEIKTLLAHGDLEMGHARALLGLPLERQVECARHVVARGLTVRQTEALVRQWLNVKEKPVEAAKSDPDISRLEQRLAERLGAPVEIKHGQKGKGQLVIRYNSLDELQGVLAHIR
- a CDS encoding ParA family protein, translated to MAKVFAIANQKGGVGKTTTCVNLAASLVATKRRVLLIDLDPQGNATMGSGVDKLALEHSVYDVLTGECDLATAMQYSEHGGYQLLPANRDLTAAEVALLNVPNKEHRLREALAPIRENYDYILIDCPPSLSMLTINALAASDGVIIPMQCEYYALEGLSDLVNSIQRIGQLLNPSLRIEGLLRTMYDPRISLTNEVSAQLKEHFGDQLYDAVIPRNVRLAEAPSYGMPALVYDKQSRGAIAYLALAGELVRRQRAKAKTATA
- the rsmG gene encoding 16S rRNA (guanine(527)-N(7))-methyltransferase RsmG; its protein translation is MSLVTQRHADELSRGAQQLSVSITPKQQESLLGYLALLIKWNKAYNLTAVRDPDEMVSRHLLDSLSIVPHVGPLGDNWLDVGSGGGMPGIPLAILFPERRFTLLDSNGKKTRFLTQVKLELKLANLDVVHSRVEAFTPERPFDGIVSRAFSSLEDFSNWTRHLGDGETRWLAMKGLHPDDELQALPADFRVESAHALEVPGCQGQRHLLILRRTQ
- the mnmG gene encoding tRNA uridine-5-carboxymethylaminomethyl(34) synthesis enzyme MnmG, which codes for MDFPSRFDVIVIGGGHAGTEAALAAARMGVKTLLLTHNVETLGQMSCNPAIGGIGKSHLVKEIDALGGAMATATDLGGIQFRVLNSRKGPAVRATRAQADRVLYKAAIREILENQSNLWIFQQACDDLIVENDQVRGVVTQMGLRFFSESVVLTTGTFLGGLIHIGLQNYSGGRAGDPPSIALAQRLRELPLRVGRLKTGTPPRIDGRSVDFSVMTEQPGDTPIPVMSFLGSKEQHPRQVSCWITHTNARTHEIIASNLDRSPMYSGVIEGVGPRYCPSIEDKIHRFADKDSHQVFLEPEGLTTHELYPNGISTSLPFDVQLDIVRSIRGMENAHIVRPGYAIEYDYFDPRDLKYSLETKVIGGLFFAGQINGTTGYEEAGAQGLLAGANAALRAQGREAWCPRRDEAYIGVLVDDLITLGTQEPYRMFTSRAEYRLILREDNADLRLTEKGRELGLVDDLRWAAFEAKREGIAREEQRLKSTWVRPGTAEGDAIAQRFGTPLAHEYNLLNLLSRPEIDYAGLVEVTGGGAEDPQVAEQVEIKTKYAGYIDRQQDEIARLRASEDTRLPADLDYAAISGLSKEIQHKLGNARPETLGQASRIPGVTPAAISLLLIHLKKRGAGQKLEISA